The following proteins come from a genomic window of Gossypium raimondii isolate GPD5lz chromosome 5, ASM2569854v1, whole genome shotgun sequence:
- the LOC105768735 gene encoding dnaJ homolog subfamily C GRV2 isoform X1: MDQHHSSITAPSPQEEPEYLARYFVIKHSWRGRYKRILCISNVAIITLDPSTLSVTNSYDASRDFETAMPVISRDENSTEFNMSVRTDGKGKFKAIKFSSRYRSSILTELHRISWNRLAPVAEFPVLLLRGHHAEWILLKLKVTYVGVELIDLKSGDPRWCLDFRDMSSPAIVLLADAYGKKSIDHGGFVLCPLYGRKSKAFQAASGTTNSAIISSLTKTAKSMVGVSLSVDKSQSLTATEYIKQRAKEAVGAAETPCGGWYVTRLRSAAHGTLNVPGLSFSVGPKGGLGEHGDAVSRQLILTKASLVERRPYNYEAVIVRPLSSVSCLVRFAEEPQMFAIEFNDGCPIHVYASTSRDNLLAAIRDVLQIERQCAVPVLPRLTIPGHRVDPPCGRATLQFGQQFALADMESASMHLKHLAAAAKDAVAEGGSIPGSRAKLWRRIREFNACIPYSGVPPNIEVPEVAMMALITMLPATPNLPLESSPLPPPSPKAAATVVGFVACLRRLLASKSAASHVMSFPAAVGRIMGLLRNGSQGIAAEAAGLVAALIGGGPRDTNLLTDSKGEQHATIMHTKSVLFSQSGYVSILVNRLKPMSVSPLLSMTIVEVLEAMICDPHGETTQYTVFVELLRQVAGLKRRLFAMFGHPAEGVRETVAVIMRTIAEEDAIAAESMREAALRDGALLRHLLHAFFLFDGERREVSRQLVALWADSYQPALELLSRVLPPGLVAYLHTRSDGVLEDSIQEGILTSKRQSRLLQQRRGRTGQGITSQEQPFPSVNNFEAGDAVRQMNAGYQKSTIDPNAGQVSNQSSAAYSVESLTTDAYSTGISQNGHLVMAASTDVPSANVHGASEINASNAVDSDSNVVGSHNTGLPTPAQVVVENTPVGSGRLLCNWPEFWRAFSLDHNRADLIWNERTRQELREALQAEAHKLDVEKGRTEDIVPGCATVETMSDQECILRISWNYSEFSISYPSLSKEVCVGQYYLRLLLESGSSDRAQDFPLRDPVAFFRALYHRFLCDADIGLTVGGAVPDELGSSDDWCDVGRLDGFGGGGGSSVRELCARAMSIVYEHHCNTIGPFEGTAHITVLLDRTDDRTLRHRLLLLLKVLMKVLANVESCVLVGGCVLAVDLLTVVHEASERTAIPLQSNLIAATAFMEPLKEWMYSDKDGEEVGPLEKDAIRRLWSKNAIDWTTRCWASGMVDWKRLRDIRELRWALSGRVPVLTPTQVGEAALSVLHSMVSAHSDLDDAGEMVTPTPRVKRILSSPRCIPHIAQAMLSGEPSIVEAAAALLKAIVTRNPKAMMRLYSTGAFYFALAYAGSNLFSIAQLFSVTHLLQAFHGGEEAAVSSSLPLAKRSVLGGLLPESLLYVLERSGPLAFAAAMVSDSDTPEIIWTHKMRAENLICQVLQHLGDFPQQLSQHCHSLYDYAPMPPVTYPELRDEMWCHRYYLRNLCDEIRFPSWPIVEHVEFLQSLLVMWREELTRKPMDLSEEEACKILEITLGDVSSDVADQKYSHKVTEEISTISKQIENIDEETLKRQYRKLAMKYHPDKNPEGREKFLAVQRAYERIQATMQGLQGPQPWRLLLLLKGQCILYRRYGDVLVPFKYAGYPMLLSAVTVDKEDNNFLSSERAPLLVTASELVWLTCASSSLNGEELVRDGGIKLLATLLSRCMFVVQPTTTANEPSAIIVTNVIRTFSVLSQFETARDEMLELSGLVQDIVHCTELELVPAALDASLQTIAHVSVSSDLQDAFIKAGVLWYLLPLLLQYDSTAEDSDTSKSHGVGARVQIAKNMHAIRASQALSRLSGLCSDESSTPYNAPVVNALRALLTPKLASMLRDQVPKDLLSKLNSNLESPEIIWNSATRAELLKFVDQQRASLGPDGSYDLKDSHIFGYEALSKELFVGNVYLRVYNNQPDLEISEPEAFCVALIGFIAFLVHNVREILNINISSPKSDEHQSDTTGTSVNEQQVPDDSMATSDVKDKEENLMIKNLQFGLKSLKNLLSTHSNLASIFSTKEKLLPIFECFSVPVAPESNIPQLCLKILSLLTAYASSSEAMVADGSNLLLLLQMLHSAPACREGALHVLYALASTPELAWAAAKHGGIVYILALLLPLQEEIPLQQRAAAASLLGKLVAQPMHGPRVAITLARFFPDGLVSIIRDGPGEAVVSALEQNTETPELVWTPAMAASLSAQIATMVSNLYHEQTKGRVIDWDVPEQPSSQQEMRDEPQVGGIYVRLFLKDPKFPLRNPKRFLEGLLDQYLSSIAATHYESQSVDSGLPLLLSAALVSLLRVHPALADHVGYLGYVPKLVAAVAFEGKRETMSLGEMKDGNSMEGLAYEPDEQPSQTPQELVRLSCLRVLHQLAASTICAEAMAATSVGTPQVVPLLMKAIGWQGGSILALETLKRLVGAGNRARDALVAQGLKVGLVEVLLGLLDWRAGGRSGFCSQMKWNESEASIGRVLAIEVLHAFATEGAHWVKVREILNSSNVWSAYKDQKHDLFLPSNAQSAAAGIAGLIENPSSRLTYALTAPSQTSQARSPASKVSDLNGSEDQPS, from the exons ATGGACCAACACCATTCCTCAATCACCGCACCTTCTCCCCAGGAAGAGCCCGAGTACCTTGCCCGTTATTTCGTTATCAAGCACTCCTGGCGCGGTCGGTATAAGCGAATCCTTTGCATTTCTAACGTCGCGATCATCACACTTGATCCCTCGACTTTGTCCGTAACGAATTCATATGATGCCTCGAGGGATTTCGAAACCGCCATGCCAGTTATCTCGAGGGATGAGAATTCTACTGAGTTTAATATGAGCGTCAGGACCGATGGAAAAGGGAAATTTAAGGCGATAAAGTTTTCGTCGCGGTATCGCTCGAGTATTTTAACCGAATTGCACAGAATTAGTTGGAATCGGCTGGCACCAGTGGCGGAGTTTCCGGTGTTGCTTCTACGGGGACACCATGCCGAATGGATCCTCTTA AAATTGAAGGTCACATATGTTGGGGTTGAACTTATTGATTTAAAATCTGGAGATCCTCGATGGTGCTTAGATTTTAGAGACATGTCTTCCCCCGCCATTGTTCTACTCGCGGATGCTTATGGGAAGAAAAGCATTGATCATGGTGGTTTCGTTCTTTGCCCTTTATATGGAAGGAAATCTAAAGCTTTTCAAGCAGCTTCAGGGACCACAAATTCTGCTATAATTTCAAGTCTG ACTAAAACTGCTAAATCAATGGTTGGAGTGTCACTTTCTGTAGACAAGTCACAATCTCTCACTGCAACAGAGTATATAAAGCAAAGag cCAAAGAGGCTGTTGGAGCAGCAGAAACCCCTTGCGGAGGTTGGTATGTGACAAGATTGCGTTCAGCTGCTCATGGAACTTTGAATGTTCCTGGATTGAGTTTCAGTGTTGGTCCAAAAGGAGGACTAGGAGAGCATGGGGATGCTGTCTCTCGTCAACTCATCCTCACAAAAGCCTCCCTTGTTGAAAGGCGGCCATATAATTATGAA GCTGTTATTGTTCGTCCTTTATCGTCAGTGAGCTGTCTTGTTCGATTTGCAGAGGAGCCCCAGATGTTTGCAATTGAATTCAATGATGGGTGCCCCATCCAT GTCTATGCAAGCACCTCACGAGATAACTTACTTGCTGCAATTCGTGATGTCTTGCAAATAGAA CGTCAGTGTGCCGTACCTGTTTTACCAAGGTTGACAATTCCTGGTCATCGCGTTGATCCACCTTGTGGGAGAGCTACTTTGCAATTTGGGCAACAATTCGCTCTTGCTGATATGGAAAGTGCATCCATGCATTTGAAACACTTGGCTGCTGCTGCCAAAGATGCTGTCGCTGAAGGTGGTTCCATTCCTGGTTCAAGAGCTAAGCTATGGCGTAGAATAAGGGAGTTTAATGCATGCATTCCATATAGTGGAGTGCCTCCTAATATTGAAGTACCTGAGGTGGCTATGATGGCCTTGATTACAATGCTTCCAGCAACACCAAATCTTCCTCTGGAGTCCTCTCCCTTGCCTCCTCCTTCACCTAAAGCAGCTGCAACAGTGGTGGGCTTTGTTGCATGTTTACGTAGATTGTTAGCTTCCAAAAGTGCTGCTTCTCATGTTATGTCTTTTCCTGCTGCCGTTGGAAGAATAATGGGCTTACTTAGAAATGGATCTCAGGGTATAGCTGCTGAAGCAGCAGGGCTTGTTGCAGCACTCATTGGAGGTGGTCCTAGGGATACAAATCTTCTAACAGATTCTAAAGGGGAGCAACATGCCACAATTATGCATACTAAGTCTGTACTGTTCTCTCAGTCTGGTTATGTTAGTATCCTTGTCAACAGATTGAAACCAATGTCTGTGTCGCCTTTACTGTCCATGACTATTGTTGAAGTTCTGGAGGCTATGATATGTGATCCACATGGTGAAACTACCCAGTACACAGTTTTTGTTGAGCTGTTGCGCCAAGTAGCTGGTTTGAAGCGCCGTTTATTTGCTATGTTTGGCCATCCTGCAGAAGGTGTCAGGGAAACAGTTGCCGTGATAATGCGTACTATTGCAGAAGAAGATGCAATTGCCGCTGAGTCAATGCGAGAGGCTGCTTTACGTGATGGTGCTCTATTGAGGCATTTATTACAtgcatttttcctttttgatggTGAGCGTCGTGAGGTTAGTCGACAGCTTGTTGCCTTATGGGCAGATTCCTACCAACCAGCTCTAGAGTTATTGTCTAGAGTTTTGCCTCCAGGACTTGTTGCTTATTTGCACACACGTTCTGATGGAGTACTTGaagattcaattcaagaaggAATATTGACCAGCAAAAGACAGAGTCGCTTACTTCAGCAGAGGAGGGGTCGTACAGGGCAGGGGATTACATCACAAGAGCAACCTTTCCCTtctgttaataattttgaagcTGGTGATGCTGTGAGGCAGATGAATGCTGGTTACCAGAAATCTACCATAGACCCTAATGCCGGTCAAGTTTCAAACCAATCTTCTGCTGCTTACTCCGTGGAAAGTTTGACAACTGATGCTTACTCCACAGGAATTTCTCAAAATGGCCATTTGGTTATGGCAGCTTCCACTGATGTCCCATCAGCAAATGTGCATGGAGCATCAGAAATAAATGCTTCAAATGCAGTTGATTCTGACAGCAATGTAGTTGGGTCACATAACACTGGTCTTCCAACACCTGCTCAGGTTGTTGTGGAGAACACACCTGTTGGTTCTGGTCGCCTACTTTGTAATTGGCCTGAATTCTGGCGGGCTTTTAGCCTTGATCATAACCGTGCAGATTTGATCTGGAATGAGCGTACTAGGCAAGAGCTGAGGGAGGCTTTGCAAGCTGAGGCTCACAAGTTGGATGTTGAGAAGGGGCGCACTGAAGATATTGTTCCTGGATGTGCTACAGTAGAGACTATGAGTGACCAAGAATGTATTCTGAGGATCTCTTGGAACTATTCTGAGTTCTCGATCAGTTATCCTAGTTTGTCCAAGGAGGTTTGTGTTGGTCAGTATTATCTCCGCTTGTTGCTTGAGAGTGGTAGTAGTGACAGGGCACAGGATTTTCCACTTCGTGATCCTGTTGCTTTCTTCAGAGCACTCTATCACCGGTTTTTATGTGATGCTGACATAGGCCTTACAGTAGGTGGTGCTGTACCGGATGAACTGGGTTCATCTGATGATTGGTGTGATGTGGGAAGGTTAGATGGTTTTGGAGGAGGTGGAGGCTCTTCAGTTAGGGAGCTTTGTGCAAGGGCTATGTCAATTGTGTATGAACACCATTGCAATACAATAGGCCCTTTTGAAGGGACTGCACATATTACAGTTCTCTTGGACAGAACAGATGATAGAACTTTGAGACACCGTCTACTTCTTCTTTTGAAG GTTTTGATGAAGGTTTTAGCTAATGTGGAATCTTGTGTTTTGGTGGGAGGGTGCGTACTAGCCGTTGATTTGCTAACAGTGGTTCATGAAGCTTCAGAGAGGACTGCCATCCCTTTGCAATCAAATTTGATAGCTGCTACTGCTTTTATGGAGCCACTAAAGGAATGGATGTATTCTGACAAAGATGGTGAAGAGGTTGGACCTTTGGAGAAGGATGCTATCAGAAGGTTGTGGTCAAAGAATGCTATTGATTGGACAACAAGGTGCTGGGCTTCTGGGATGGTAGACTGGAAGAGGTTACGAGATATTCGTGAGCTTCGTTGGGCACTATCTGGTCGGGTTCCTGTCCTTACACCAACTCAG GTAGGAGAGGCTGCACTTTCTGTGTTACATAGCATGGTTTCTGCACATTCAGACTTAGATGATGCTGGTGAAATGGTCACCCCTACTCCAAGGGTAAAAAGGATTCTGTCAAGTCCTCGTTGCATTCCACATATAGCCCAG GCTATGCTGTCTGGGGAGCCAAGTATTGTTGAGGCTGCTGCTGCGTTGCTGAAGGCTATTGTTACCAGAAATCCAAAGGCCATGATGCGTCTGTATAGCACAGGTGCATTTTATTTTGCCCTGGCATACGCTGGATCCAACCTCTTTTCTATTGCACAACTCTTCTCAGTAACCCATTTACTTCAAGCTTTTCATGGTGGAGAAGAAGCTGCAGTTTCCTCTTCATTACCCCTTGCTAAACGTAGTGTATTAGGTGGACTTCTGCCTGAATCTCTACTGTACGTTTTAGAGCGTAGTGGCCCTCTTGCATTTGCTGCAGCAATGGTTTCCGACTCTGATACTCCTGAGATCATTTGGACACATAAAATGCGAGCagaaaatctgatttgtcaG GTTTTGCAGCATCTTGGTGATTTCCCCCAGCAGCTGTCACAACACTGTCATTCTTTATATGATTATGCTCCTATGCCACCAGTTACTTATCCAGAGCTTAGAGATGAAATGTGGTGTCACCGTTATTATCTTCGAAATTTATGTGATGAGATCCGTTTTCCAAGTTGGCCAATTGTTGAGCATGTAGAGTTTCTACAGTCCTTGCTAGTAATGTGGCGAGAAGAGTTGACACGGAAACCAATGGATCTTTCTGAGGAAGAAGCTTGCAAAATCTTAGAGATTACTTTGGGCGATGTATCCAGTGATGTTGCTGATCAGAAGTATTCTCACAAGGTGACAGAAGAGATATCTACCATATCCAAACAAATTGAAAACATTGATGAAGAGACGCTTAAGAGACAGTATAGGAAACTTGCAATGAAATACCATCCTGACAAAAACCCTGAAGGGAGGGAGAAATTTCTTGCTGTACAGAGGGCTTATGAACGAATTCAG gCCACTATGCAAGGTTTGCAAGGTCCCCAGCCTTGGAGGTTGTTGCTTTTGTTGAAAGGACAATGCATCTTGTACAGACGATATGGAGATGTACTGGTACCATTTAAATATGCTGGTTATCCCATGTTGCTCAGTGCAGTAACTGTTGACAAAGAAGATAACAATTTTCTTTCCTCTGAGAGAGCACCTCTTCTTGTCACGGCATCAGAGCTTGTTTGGCTTAC gTGTGCATCTTCCTCATTGAATGGTGAAGAACTTGTTAGAGATGGTGGGATAAAACTTCTAGCGACACTTCTCTCTCGTTGCATGTTTGTAGTTCAACCGACTACTACTGCAAATGAACCATCTGCTATCATCGTTACCAATGTGATACGAACCTTTTCTGTTCTGAGTCAGTTTGAGACTGCTAGGGATGAGATGCTTGAGCTTTCTGGACTGGTTCAGGACATAGTGCACTGCACTGAACTTGAGCTTGTGCCTGCAGCTCTTGATGCTTCCCTCCAGACTATTGCTCATGTTTCTGTGTCCTCTGATTTGCAAGATGCCTTCATAAAGGCTGGAGTGCTATG GTACCTGTTGCCATTGTTGCTTCAGTATGACTCAACTGCAGAGGATTCTGATACGTCAAAGTCGCATGGTGTTGGTGCTCGTGTTCAAATTGCAAAAAACATGCATGCTATACGCGCATCTCAGGCTTTATCTAGGCTTAGTGGGTTATGCAGTGACGAGAGTTCAACACCTTATAATGCACCTGTTGTCAATGCGCTCAGAGCTTTACTAACTCCAAAACTTGCCAGTATGTTGAGAGATCAAGTACCAAAAGACCTACTGTCCAAGTTGAACTCAAACTTGGAGTCACCAGAG ATCATCTGGAACTCTGCAACTCGAGCGGAACTGCTTAAATTTGTGGATCAGCAACGTGCTAGCCTGGGTCCAGACGGTTCATATGACCTGAAAGATTCTCATATCTTTGGCTATGAAGCGCTTTCAAAGGAACTTTTTGTTGGCAATGTTTATTTGAGGGTTTATAATAATCAACCTGACTTGGAGATCAGTGAACCAGAAGCATTCTGTGTGGCTTTGATTGGTTTTATAGCTTTTCTAGTTCACAATGTTCGGGAAATACTTAATATCAACATCTCATCCCCTAAGTCTGATGAACATCAGAGTGACACAACTGGTACATCAGTAAACGAGCAGCAAGTTCCTGATGACTCTATGGCCACATCTGATGTGAAAGATAAGGAAGAAAATCTGATGATTAAGAACCTTCAATTTGGACTTAAGTCACTTAAG aACTTGCTGAGCACGCATTCAAATTTGGCTTCCATATTTTCTACTAAAGAGAAGCTATTGCCAATTTTTGAATGCTTTTCTGTGCCTGTTGCTCCAGAAAGCAACATTCCTCAGCTTTGCCTGAAGATTCTCTCTCTCTTGACTGCATATGCTTCTTCCTCAGAGGCCATGGTTGCAGACGGGTCTAATCTTCTTCTTTTGCTGCAAATGCTCCACTCTGCCCCGGCTTGCAGAGAAGGGGCACTTCATGTTCTCTATGCTTTGGCAAGCACGCCTGAACTTGCTTGGGCAGCTGCCAAGCATGGTGGTATTGTTTACATTCTTGCACTTCTCTTGCCTTTACAAG AAGAAATACCCTTGCAGCAAAGAGCGGCAGCAGCCTCTTTATTGGGTAAGCTTGTCGCGCAGCCAATGCATGGACCTAGAGTTGCCATAACATTAGCAAGGTTTTTTCCGGATGGCCTAGTATCAATCATAAGGGATGGCCCTGGTGAAGCTGTTGTGTCTGCCCTTGAGCAGAATACAGAAACGCCAGAACTCGTATGGACACCAGCCATGGCAGCTTCTTTGTCTGCACAAATTGCTACTATGGTATCAAATCTATACCATGAACAAACAAAAGGCCGTGTCATTGACTGGGATGTACCTGAGCAACCTTCTTCGCAGCAGGAGATGAGAGATGAACCACAG GTTGGTGGGATCTATGTCAGGTTATTCCTTAAAGATCCCAAATTCCCTCTTAGAAATCCCAAGAGATTCCTGGAAGGGCTTCTGGACCAGTACTTGTCTTCTATTGCTGCCACTCATTATGAGTCACAATCTGTGGACTCTGGGCTTCCTTTGCTTCTTTCTGCTGCTTTGGTTTCATTATTGCGAGTGCACCCTGCACTTGCAGACCATGTTGGTTATCTAGGGTATGTGCCTAAACTTGTTGCTGCTGTGGCTTTTGAAGGAAAACGAGAAACTATGTCATTAGGTGAGATGAAAGATGGCAATAGTATGGAAGGCCTAGCATATGAACCTGATGAGCAACCTTCACAAACTCCACAAGAACTTGTGCGACTTAGTTGTTTGCGGGTTCTGCATCAGCTTGCTGCCAGTACAATATGTGCTGAAGCCATGGCTGCAACAAGTGTTGGAACACCTCAA GTTGTTCCACTTCTAATGAAAGCTATAGGATGGCAAGGGGGAAGCATTCTAGCGCTGGAAACACTAAAACGTCTTGTTGGTGCTGGTAATCGAGCTAGGGATGCACTTGTTGCTCAAGGACTTAA